A part of Marinobacter psychrophilus genomic DNA contains:
- a CDS encoding DUF2970 domain-containing protein yields the protein MDTKSKDEGAQPGSKALPRPSLLKVMQSISAGALGVQSSKRHQEDFANPSPWAYIVGGILFTILLIGGLILLVNVVLATA from the coding sequence ATGGACACGAAAAGCAAGGATGAAGGCGCTCAGCCCGGCAGCAAAGCGCTGCCGCGGCCGAGCTTATTGAAAGTGATGCAGAGTATTTCGGCGGGCGCTCTGGGCGTTCAATCCAGCAAGCGCCACCAAGAAGATTTCGCCAACCCGAGCCCGTGGGCCTACATTGTTGGCGGGATATTGTTTACGATCTTGTTGATTGGCGGCTTGATTCTTCTTGTAAATGTGGTGCTGGCCACCGCCTGA
- a CDS encoding YhdH/YhfP family quinone oxidoreductase: MSESQSKPQQNGQAYQAWQVSEQDGGYRGCETTLSTADLPAGDVLIRVSHSSLNYKDALSASGNKGVTRQFPHTPGIDAAGEVIESATGKPAVGSQVLVTGYDLGMNTAGGFGEYIRVPAAWCIAMPEGWMAKTAMIYGTAGLTAGLSVHKLLTMGATPEQGKVAVSGASGAVGSVAVEILSVLGFDVVAISGKAEQVDTLRTLGAAEILGRDALEAQKKPMLKPTFANAVDTVGGAPLAELLKQVQPGGSVSCCGLVAGIELPVTVLPFILRGVNLLGIDSVEIPLADKHVIWDKLAGPWGCPETEKSAKVIGRSDLASALEAFLAGKSSGKIVLEHG; the protein is encoded by the coding sequence ATGAGTGAATCTCAGAGCAAGCCGCAGCAAAATGGACAGGCTTATCAAGCCTGGCAGGTTAGCGAACAGGATGGCGGTTATCGCGGCTGCGAAACGACGCTGAGTACAGCCGATTTGCCGGCTGGCGACGTGCTGATCCGGGTCAGCCACTCATCACTCAACTACAAAGACGCGCTGTCTGCCTCGGGCAATAAAGGCGTTACCCGACAGTTCCCTCACACACCTGGTATTGATGCCGCGGGGGAAGTGATCGAGTCGGCAACCGGTAAGCCTGCGGTCGGCAGTCAAGTGCTGGTGACCGGTTACGATTTGGGCATGAACACCGCTGGAGGATTTGGTGAATACATTCGCGTGCCCGCAGCGTGGTGTATTGCCATGCCTGAGGGCTGGATGGCAAAAACCGCCATGATCTATGGTACTGCAGGGCTTACGGCCGGTCTGAGCGTCCACAAGCTGCTAACCATGGGCGCAACACCCGAACAGGGTAAAGTGGCGGTTTCGGGCGCCAGCGGCGCGGTAGGCAGCGTAGCAGTGGAAATTCTATCGGTTCTGGGTTTTGATGTGGTGGCTATCAGCGGCAAAGCCGAGCAGGTAGACACTTTGCGTACCTTGGGTGCGGCTGAAATTTTGGGCCGTGATGCGCTGGAGGCGCAAAAGAAACCGATGTTGAAACCGACGTTCGCCAACGCGGTGGATACCGTAGGTGGCGCACCGCTAGCAGAACTGCTGAAGCAGGTACAGCCCGGTGGATCTGTCAGCTGTTGCGGCCTGGTGGCCGGCATTGAATTGCCTGTCACCGTGCTGCCGTTCATATTGCGCGGCGTGAACCTGTTAGGTATCGACTCGGTAGAAATTCCGCTGGCGGATAAACACGTCATTTGGGACAAGTTGGCCGGCCCTTGGGGCTGTCCGGAAACGGAAAAGTCCGCCAAGGTCATCGGGCGCAGTGATCTTGCCAGCGCACTGGAAGCATTTCTGGCAGGCAAGTCCAGTGGCAAGATTGTGTTGGAACACGGCTAA
- the sohB gene encoding protease SohB — MEFLADYGLFLAKAVTLVLAVVVIITLIISAAQREKSGEHEDGELRIRKLNDNYRKLREGIEARLMTDLDRKAFAKLRKKEEKAERKAEKVKAKAKSAKSDTTEIADDAVKTRVFVLDFDGDIKASDTEGLRRAITAVLSVAKPEQDEVVVRLESGGGMVHSYGLAAAQLDRIRAKGLNLTVCVDKVAASGGYMMACVADRIVASPFAILGSIGVVAQLPNVHRLLKKNNVDFEVLTAGEHKRTLTVFGENTDKGRQKFLADLEDIHQLFKDYVGERRPQLDMAAVANGDIWFGRRALDVKLIDAIQTSDEYLLEAVERADVVSVTYQRKRTLPEKLGLAASAAVEHTVWRLISVFRNQNLH; from the coding sequence TTGGAATTCCTTGCAGACTATGGTCTTTTCCTTGCTAAAGCCGTCACCTTGGTGCTGGCTGTGGTGGTGATTATTACCCTAATTATCTCCGCTGCCCAGCGGGAGAAAAGCGGTGAACACGAAGACGGTGAGCTGCGCATCCGCAAACTCAATGACAACTACCGAAAATTGCGTGAGGGCATCGAAGCGCGATTGATGACGGACCTCGATCGCAAAGCCTTTGCCAAGTTGCGCAAAAAAGAAGAGAAAGCCGAGCGCAAAGCTGAAAAGGTAAAAGCCAAAGCTAAAAGCGCAAAAAGCGACACCACTGAGATCGCGGACGACGCCGTTAAAACCCGAGTGTTTGTGCTGGATTTTGATGGTGACATAAAAGCCAGTGACACCGAGGGCTTGCGCCGTGCTATTACGGCGGTACTCAGTGTGGCCAAGCCGGAGCAGGACGAAGTGGTCGTGCGTCTGGAAAGCGGCGGCGGCATGGTACATTCCTACGGCCTGGCGGCAGCACAGCTGGACCGCATCCGCGCCAAAGGCCTGAACTTAACAGTGTGTGTCGATAAAGTAGCCGCTAGCGGTGGCTATATGATGGCCTGCGTAGCAGACCGCATTGTGGCGTCGCCGTTTGCGATTCTGGGCTCCATCGGCGTGGTGGCGCAGCTGCCCAACGTGCACCGGTTGCTGAAAAAGAACAACGTGGACTTTGAAGTATTGACGGCCGGTGAGCACAAACGCACCCTTACCGTGTTTGGTGAAAACACCGACAAAGGCCGGCAGAAGTTTTTGGCAGACCTTGAAGACATTCATCAGCTGTTCAAAGATTACGTGGGTGAACGCCGGCCCCAGCTAGACATGGCAGCGGTTGCCAACGGTGATATCTGGTTTGGCCGCCGTGCGTTAGACGTAAAGCTGATTGACGCTATACAAACTTCAGACGAGTATTTGCTGGAAGCGGTGGAACGCGCAGATGTGGTGTCGGTGACGTATCAACGCAAACGCACATTACCGGAAAAACTTGGTCTGGCAGCCAGTGCTGCCGTTGAGCATACGGTTTGGCGCTTGATAAGCGTATTCCGCAACCAGAACTTGCATTAA
- a CDS encoding SCP2 sterol-binding domain-containing protein encodes MSVEKIFEKLEQSFNAEAAQGLELVFQFNIEDDKTYHLVINDGTCKLHEGAHDDPSVTLIMNSETLEDVVSGETDGMQAFMAGQLRAEGDMMLATKLGDLFKMG; translated from the coding sequence ATGTCCGTAGAAAAAATCTTTGAGAAGCTGGAACAGAGTTTTAACGCCGAAGCCGCGCAAGGTCTGGAACTGGTTTTTCAATTCAATATTGAAGACGACAAAACCTACCACTTGGTGATTAACGACGGCACCTGCAAGCTCCACGAAGGCGCCCACGACGACCCTTCCGTTACCCTGATCATGAATTCCGAAACCCTGGAAGACGTCGTTTCTGGTGAAACTGACGGCATGCAGGCGTTCATGGCTGGCCAACTGCGCGCCGAAGGCGACATGATGTTGGCGACCAAACTCGGCGACCTGTTTAAGATGGGCTAG
- the dnaQ gene encoding DNA polymerase III subunit epsilon — MRQIVLDTETTGINPNEGHRIIEIGCIELVERALTGRNYHVYVNPGREVEAEAVAIHGITNEFLADKPLFAVVADEFFEFIRGAELVIHNAAFDVGFMDAEFGRLDGGRKTAEHCGIVDTLAIARKRHPGQKNNLNALCKRYGVDNSNRELHGALLDAEILADVYLLLTGGQTALLLDSGSGEGAYGDGIRRVQAARDALQVIRASADEDLAHREFMAMMEKKAGSTVWSQVLGAE; from the coding sequence ATGCGACAAATTGTACTTGATACCGAAACCACCGGTATTAACCCCAACGAAGGCCATCGGATTATCGAAATTGGCTGCATAGAGCTGGTTGAGCGAGCATTAACCGGGCGCAACTATCATGTTTACGTAAATCCTGGCCGCGAAGTAGAAGCCGAAGCGGTTGCCATACACGGCATCACCAATGAGTTTCTGGCAGACAAGCCGCTGTTTGCGGTTGTTGCTGATGAATTTTTTGAGTTTATCCGCGGCGCGGAGTTGGTGATCCACAACGCAGCATTTGACGTCGGCTTTATGGACGCCGAATTTGGCCGTCTTGACGGCGGACGCAAAACCGCCGAACACTGCGGAATTGTTGATACTCTGGCCATTGCCCGCAAGCGCCACCCCGGTCAAAAAAACAACCTGAACGCGCTGTGCAAACGCTACGGAGTAGACAACAGCAATCGCGAATTGCACGGTGCTTTGCTGGATGCGGAAATTCTAGCCGATGTGTACTTGCTGTTAACAGGCGGCCAAACCGCGCTGTTGCTGGATTCTGGCTCAGGTGAGGGTGCCTACGGCGATGGTATCCGCCGGGTGCAGGCCGCCCGCGATGCATTGCAGGTGATTCGTGCCAGTGCAGATGAAGATCTGGCCCATCGCGAGTTTATGGCGATGATGGAAAAGAAAGCTGGCTCGACTGTGTGGAGCCAGGTTCTGGGAGCAGAATGA
- the rnhA gene encoding ribonuclease HI, which produces MSGNVIMYTDGACKGNPGRGGWGVVLRWGEVCKTLHGGEQHTTNNRMELMAAIEGLKALKRDCDVELYTDSQYVRKGITEWLAGWKRNGWKTAAKKPVKNDDLWKALDEQSERHRVNWHWVKGHAGVPDNELADQLANQGVEELNG; this is translated from the coding sequence ATGAGCGGTAACGTGATTATGTACACCGACGGCGCCTGCAAGGGCAACCCAGGGCGCGGCGGTTGGGGAGTGGTGCTACGCTGGGGCGAGGTTTGCAAAACCTTGCACGGTGGCGAGCAGCACACCACCAATAACCGCATGGAGCTGATGGCCGCGATTGAAGGGCTGAAAGCGCTGAAGCGCGATTGTGACGTAGAGCTCTACACCGACTCTCAATATGTACGGAAAGGCATCACCGAGTGGCTGGCCGGCTGGAAACGCAACGGTTGGAAAACGGCGGCTAAAAAGCCGGTTAAAAATGACGATCTGTGGAAAGCTTTGGATGAACAAAGTGAGCGCCACCGGGTAAACTGGCATTGGGTGAAAGGGCACGCCGGCGTGCCGGATAACGAACTGGCTGACCAGCTGGCGAATCAGGGCGTTGAAGAACTGAACGGTTAA
- a CDS encoding class I SAM-dependent methyltransferase, translated as MKLEEAIDYQARHDSFEQWFQTPLGRALLADQRQYLDHKLASHTGARQLQVGVSHRLPLATGTDFLQRIITVPQWHSDISGGVAVCDADELPFPGDSMDLVILPHTADFSRFPHQVLRESARVLRGEGCIAITGFNPFSVWGLRRLLSGRFGRPSGGPWGGLFIPAGRMEDWLRLLGFQIEHSVTRFYGLPLQRWARNSVQQQPSGFMPGGAYYCILARKRELARTPGRRAWSKSKVIRLAGSRPVGVARTSHKNDQESE; from the coding sequence GTGAAACTCGAAGAAGCTATTGATTACCAGGCGCGCCATGACAGCTTCGAGCAATGGTTCCAGACGCCGCTTGGCCGGGCTCTGCTTGCAGATCAGCGCCAGTACCTGGACCACAAATTGGCCAGCCACACCGGCGCCCGTCAGTTGCAGGTCGGCGTAAGCCATCGCCTGCCGCTCGCCACCGGCACCGACTTTTTACAACGAATTATTACCGTGCCGCAATGGCATTCGGATATTTCTGGCGGGGTTGCGGTTTGCGACGCGGATGAACTGCCATTTCCCGGTGATTCGATGGATCTGGTTATTTTGCCCCACACGGCGGATTTTTCCCGTTTCCCCCATCAGGTTCTGCGGGAGTCGGCAAGGGTGTTACGGGGAGAGGGCTGCATTGCCATTACCGGTTTTAATCCATTCAGTGTTTGGGGCCTGCGCCGACTTTTGTCCGGGCGCTTTGGCAGGCCGTCGGGCGGTCCTTGGGGCGGGCTTTTTATACCAGCAGGTCGAATGGAAGACTGGTTGCGGTTATTGGGCTTTCAGATAGAACATTCGGTGACCCGATTTTACGGTCTACCGTTACAGCGCTGGGCACGTAATTCGGTGCAGCAGCAGCCTAGCGGATTTATGCCGGGCGGCGCTTATTACTGTATCCTTGCGCGCAAGCGTGAATTGGCACGCACGCCTGGCCGACGTGCGTGGAGTAAAAGCAAGGTTATACGCCTGGCGGGTAGTCGCCCGGTGGGAGTGGCGCGTACTAGCCATAAGAATGATCAGGAGAGTGAATGA
- the gloB gene encoding hydroxyacylglutathione hydrolase: protein MLTISAIPAFNDNYIWCIADPHRHNALIVDPGQAQPVLDHLAQQGLTLTVILITHHHPDHVGGVKALRETYPDCRIIGPADSPFKGSTNPIHPGDTALWEGITFTSMAVPGHTLDHIAFFTDDTSITGRPLLFAGDTLFVSGCGRLFEGTPAQMRQSLESLRQLPDNTAVYCAHEYTLANLRFARSWLPQSSALAEFEQQCEQARANNTATVPSTLAQEKRLNLFLRWDDPDVIRVAESYAGEHKLPINCPDDVFAAIRHSKDHFRG, encoded by the coding sequence ATGTTGACGATTTCTGCAATACCGGCGTTCAATGACAACTATATATGGTGTATCGCTGACCCGCACCGGCACAACGCCCTGATCGTGGATCCGGGCCAGGCACAACCTGTTCTGGACCACCTGGCGCAACAGGGCCTGACGCTTACCGTCATTCTAATCACCCATCACCACCCTGATCACGTTGGCGGTGTTAAAGCGCTGCGCGAAACGTATCCCGACTGCCGCATAATTGGTCCGGCCGACAGCCCGTTCAAAGGCAGCACAAACCCCATCCATCCTGGCGACACCGCGCTATGGGAGGGCATTACGTTCACCAGCATGGCGGTCCCGGGCCACACGCTGGACCATATCGCCTTTTTTACCGACGACACATCCATAACCGGGCGACCGCTGCTGTTCGCCGGCGATACTCTGTTCGTTTCGGGTTGTGGCCGGCTCTTTGAAGGAACACCGGCGCAGATGCGCCAATCCTTGGAAAGCCTGCGTCAGTTGCCTGATAACACAGCCGTCTATTGCGCTCACGAGTACACCCTGGCGAATCTCAGGTTTGCCCGCAGCTGGTTACCACAATCAAGTGCACTGGCCGAGTTTGAACAGCAATGCGAGCAGGCACGGGCGAACAACACGGCAACAGTGCCGTCCACCCTGGCTCAGGAAAAACGCCTGAACCTGTTTCTGCGTTGGGACGATCCAGACGTGATTCGTGTTGCAGAAAGCTATGCTGGTGAGCACAAACTACCCATAAACTGCCCAGACGACGTCTTCGCCGCGATTCGTCACAGCAAGGATCACTTTCGGGGCTAA
- a CDS encoding lytic transglycosylase: protein MLPNRLLTCLLSAALIAGCASERSLSSADDPLDSTHVAVARGDGNFKEAVIKDQVHASQDDPLDDAIAPELKAQARTARSKLNTANIEQPATLADNAFENGTKTENTDLWQRLRDGFALDHEVDQPRLEQQLAWFASHPRYIERVMERGGRYFHYIVSETERRGLPTELALLPIVESAFDPFAYSHGRAAGLWQFVPATGKYFGLTQSWWHDDRRDVIAATDAALTYLERLSKRFDGDFTLALAAYNSGGGTVSSAIRRNQNADKPTDFWSLKLPRETRHYVPKLLALAKIFADPQAYGIDLPALANEPYFAVVETGSQLDLAKAAELAATDIDEMYLLNPSFNRWATNPDGPHRLLVPVASAERFRKALKTYPVNQRVSWQNYRVRSGDSLSTIAQRFETTAPVIRKLNKLNGDTIRIGQRLMIPSATGDSETYALSAAQRLEQKQSRPRDGDKVSYHVRSGDTFWDIAREHRVKVRELAAWNSMAPGDPLIPGKKLVIWSQNAETTVASSGSSASARIKALVRKIGYSVRKGDSLAAIAGRFSVNISDIAGWNDLNTEHYLQPGQSLVLYVDIRNSP, encoded by the coding sequence ATGTTGCCCAACCGATTATTAACTTGCCTGCTTAGCGCCGCTCTTATTGCTGGTTGCGCCAGTGAACGCTCCCTCAGCAGCGCTGATGACCCTCTCGATTCCACACATGTAGCTGTCGCCAGGGGTGATGGAAACTTTAAAGAGGCGGTCATCAAAGACCAAGTCCATGCCAGCCAAGATGACCCGTTAGACGACGCCATTGCCCCCGAACTAAAAGCCCAAGCCAGAACCGCCCGAAGTAAGCTAAACACCGCCAACATTGAACAGCCCGCAACACTGGCCGATAACGCGTTCGAAAACGGGACCAAGACCGAGAACACCGATTTGTGGCAACGCCTGCGGGATGGCTTTGCGCTGGATCATGAGGTAGACCAACCGCGGCTGGAACAGCAACTGGCCTGGTTTGCCAGTCACCCTCGCTACATTGAGCGGGTGATGGAGCGCGGTGGCCGCTACTTTCACTACATCGTCAGCGAGACCGAACGCCGTGGCCTGCCTACAGAACTGGCCTTGCTGCCCATTGTAGAAAGTGCGTTTGACCCGTTCGCTTACTCCCACGGCCGTGCCGCCGGGCTCTGGCAGTTTGTACCGGCCACCGGAAAATACTTCGGCTTAACCCAAAGCTGGTGGCACGATGACCGCCGCGATGTGATCGCTGCTACCGACGCTGCTTTAACCTACCTCGAACGCCTGAGCAAACGTTTTGACGGCGACTTCACGCTTGCGTTGGCTGCGTACAACAGCGGCGGCGGCACTGTTTCCAGCGCTATACGTCGTAATCAAAACGCTGACAAACCAACAGATTTCTGGTCGCTGAAGCTGCCGAGAGAAACCCGTCACTACGTACCGAAGCTACTGGCTCTGGCGAAAATCTTCGCCGATCCGCAAGCTTATGGCATCGATCTACCAGCATTGGCCAACGAGCCTTACTTCGCCGTGGTTGAAACCGGCTCGCAGCTAGACTTGGCCAAAGCCGCCGAACTGGCTGCGACCGATATAGACGAAATGTACCTGCTAAACCCATCATTTAACCGCTGGGCCACTAATCCCGATGGCCCACACCGTTTGCTAGTGCCCGTGGCCAGCGCAGAACGCTTTCGCAAGGCCCTGAAAACCTACCCGGTCAATCAACGTGTGTCCTGGCAAAACTACAGGGTGCGCTCCGGGGATAGCCTAAGCACCATAGCCCAGCGATTTGAAACCACCGCACCGGTCATCCGCAAGCTCAACAAACTCAACGGCGACACAATCCGTATCGGTCAGCGCCTGATGATCCCATCCGCAACCGGCGACAGCGAAACCTATGCCCTAAGCGCCGCCCAGCGTCTGGAACAGAAACAGTCGCGGCCGCGTGATGGCGACAAAGTCAGCTACCACGTTCGGTCCGGGGACACCTTCTGGGATATCGCCCGAGAACACCGGGTGAAAGTGCGTGAACTGGCTGCCTGGAACAGCATGGCACCCGGCGACCCACTGATCCCGGGCAAGAAGCTCGTGATCTGGTCGCAGAACGCCGAAACCACGGTGGCCAGTTCTGGTTCCAGTGCCAGTGCGCGGATCAAAGCCCTGGTGCGCAAAATCGGCTACAGCGTGCGCAAAGGTGATTCACTGGCGGCCATTGCTGGGCGCTTTTCGGTGAACATCAGCGACATCGCTGGCTGGAATGACCTAAATACCGAGCATTATCTGCAACCTGGGCAAAGTCTGGTACTCTACGTGGACATCCGTAACAGCCCATAA
- a CDS encoding extracellular solute-binding protein codes for MIKRRSNTSLARLFNHLLCVASIGLVMLATPLMAQNSEAPPAANSAPFNTPQHGIAMHGDTKYPPGFPHFDYVNPNAPKGDTLRLAVVANGFDTFNPFHLRGVAAAGISGYLYDTLMESSADEPFSAYGLIAESIETPADRSYVVFNLRSEARFQDGEQITAEDVAFSFNTLVTEGHPFFRNYYADVSNVTVESPQRIRFDFDTTKNRELPMILGQLPILPAHYWADREFGDSGLTPPLGSGPYRIAEFDAGRSVTYERVEDYWAKDLGVRKGRYNFNQIRYDYYNDDTVALEAFKAGNFDFRLESSAKNWATSYTGQRFESGEIITEAIGHQRPAGMQGFVFNTRKAIFSDPRVRKALTYAFDFEWANQNLFYDQYIRSDSYFANSDLASSGLPEGRELEILERYRDSLPPRVFNQAYQPPVTDGQQGVRANLKIALEELRAAGYSIKNGKMVHSETGETLAFEVLLFQKTFERVVLPFKNNLARLGVDVTVRLVDSNQYVQRVRSFDYDMTTQVFGQSDSPGNEQRDYWHSNSLDVNGSRNYAGVNNPVVDALVEQVIQAPDREELVYRTRALDRVLLNNYYVVPHWYLASDRVAYWSYLKHPGHAAKNGVDINNWWVER; via the coding sequence ATGATAAAAAGACGCTCGAATACATCATTGGCCCGGCTTTTTAACCACTTACTTTGTGTCGCCTCCATTGGCTTGGTGATGCTCGCAACGCCCCTGATGGCGCAAAACAGCGAAGCACCCCCAGCCGCAAACTCCGCGCCTTTTAACACTCCCCAGCACGGCATCGCCATGCATGGCGATACCAAATACCCACCGGGTTTTCCCCATTTCGACTACGTCAATCCCAATGCCCCGAAAGGCGACACTTTGCGCCTTGCAGTCGTTGCCAACGGTTTTGACACTTTCAACCCATTTCACTTACGCGGAGTGGCGGCGGCTGGCATCAGTGGTTATCTTTACGACACCCTGATGGAGTCATCCGCCGACGAGCCATTCTCAGCCTACGGCCTAATTGCCGAATCCATTGAAACACCCGCCGACCGCAGCTACGTGGTGTTCAACTTGCGCTCCGAAGCCCGTTTTCAAGACGGCGAACAGATTACCGCCGAAGACGTCGCATTTTCCTTTAACACGCTTGTTACTGAAGGCCACCCGTTTTTCCGCAACTATTACGCCGATGTCAGCAACGTAACCGTGGAGAGTCCCCAGCGCATACGATTCGATTTCGACACCACTAAAAACCGCGAATTACCGATGATTCTGGGCCAGCTGCCGATACTGCCGGCACACTACTGGGCAGATCGCGAATTCGGCGACAGCGGCTTAACGCCTCCACTTGGAAGCGGCCCCTATCGGATTGCCGAATTCGATGCCGGGCGGTCAGTGACCTATGAACGAGTGGAGGACTACTGGGCAAAAGATTTGGGCGTGCGCAAAGGCCGCTACAACTTTAACCAGATTCGCTATGATTATTATAATGACGACACAGTCGCGCTGGAGGCGTTCAAAGCGGGTAATTTTGATTTTCGCCTGGAGTCTTCAGCCAAAAACTGGGCTACCTCCTACACCGGGCAACGCTTCGAAAGCGGTGAAATTATCACCGAAGCCATTGGCCACCAGCGGCCAGCCGGCATGCAGGGTTTTGTGTTCAATACTCGAAAGGCCATTTTCAGTGACCCCAGAGTTCGCAAAGCGCTGACCTACGCGTTCGATTTTGAGTGGGCCAACCAAAACCTGTTTTATGACCAGTACATTCGTAGCGACAGCTATTTCGCCAACAGCGACTTGGCGTCTTCCGGCTTGCCCGAAGGCCGCGAGCTGGAAATTCTTGAACGCTACCGCGATTCATTGCCGCCACGGGTGTTCAATCAAGCCTATCAGCCTCCGGTGACCGACGGCCAACAAGGCGTGCGCGCCAACCTCAAAATTGCATTGGAGGAACTTCGCGCCGCCGGCTACAGCATCAAGAACGGCAAGATGGTACACAGTGAAACAGGAGAAACGCTGGCCTTTGAAGTGCTGTTGTTTCAGAAAACGTTTGAGCGAGTGGTATTGCCGTTCAAAAACAACCTGGCACGCCTGGGGGTAGACGTTACTGTACGCCTGGTAGACAGCAATCAGTACGTGCAGCGGGTTCGCTCGTTTGATTACGACATGACCACCCAAGTATTTGGCCAGTCTGACTCCCCCGGCAACGAGCAGCGCGACTACTGGCACTCCAATAGCCTAGATGTAAACGGTTCACGCAATTACGCTGGCGTGAATAACCCGGTGGTGGATGCATTGGTCGAGCAAGTGATTCAAGCGCCCGACCGCGAAGAACTGGTGTACCGCACCCGTGCACTGGACCGGGTTTTGTTAAACAACTATTACGTGGTGCCACACTGGTATCTGGCCAGTGACCGAGTAGCCTACTGGTCATATCTCAAGCACCCGGGACACGCTGCGAAAAACGGCGTCGACATCAACAATTGGTGGGTAGAACGCTAA
- a CDS encoding microcin C ABC transporter permease YejB, giving the protein MGVYILRRLALIIPTLIGIMLLNFVIVQAAPGGPIEQMIAQMQGHGGNTLARAGGGDSSGEVVTSNDSRGSRGIPDELLKEIEVMYGFDKPAHERFFKMFKDYATLDFGDSFFRDKSVLELIVDKMPVSISLGLWSTLIIYLISIPLGIRKAVSDGSRFDVWSSSAIVIGYAIPGFLFAILLIVLFAGGSYYDWFPLRGLTSSNFDEMTWYQQVGDYFWHLALPVTANVIGGFATLTLLTKNSFMDEIGKHYVVTARAKGLEEKQVLYGHVFRNAMLIVIASLPGVLVSLFFTGALLIEVIFSLDGLGLLGFEAALNRDYPVIFGTLFIFTLMGLLLKLISDITYVLVDPRIDFESREGA; this is encoded by the coding sequence ATGGGCGTTTACATTCTGCGCCGGTTGGCGCTAATTATCCCCACTCTGATCGGCATTATGCTGCTCAATTTCGTCATTGTTCAGGCGGCCCCGGGCGGCCCGATTGAACAAATGATTGCCCAAATGCAGGGCCACGGTGGCAACACTCTGGCCCGTGCCGGAGGCGGCGACAGCAGCGGCGAAGTCGTCACCAGCAACGATAGCCGGGGTAGCCGGGGTATTCCAGACGAATTGCTGAAAGAAATCGAAGTCATGTACGGCTTCGACAAGCCCGCCCACGAGCGCTTTTTTAAAATGTTCAAGGACTACGCCACTCTCGATTTTGGCGACTCGTTTTTTCGTGATAAAAGCGTACTCGAACTGATTGTGGACAAAATGCCGGTGTCCATTTCCCTCGGGCTCTGGTCCACGCTTATTATCTATCTGATTTCTATTCCCCTGGGCATTCGTAAAGCGGTCAGTGACGGCTCACGCTTTGACGTATGGAGCAGTTCGGCAATTGTGATTGGCTATGCCATTCCCGGCTTCCTGTTTGCCATTTTGCTGATCGTACTGTTTGCCGGCGGCAGCTACTATGACTGGTTCCCCCTGCGCGGGCTTACCTCCAGCAATTTCGATGAAATGACCTGGTATCAGCAAGTGGGCGACTATTTCTGGCACCTGGCGCTGCCGGTGACGGCCAATGTGATTGGCGGTTTTGCCACGCTCACCCTACTCACCAAAAACTCGTTTATGGATGAAATCGGCAAGCACTACGTGGTCACTGCCCGCGCAAAAGGCCTGGAAGAAAAACAGGTGCTTTATGGCCACGTCTTCCGCAACGCCATGCTGATTGTGATCGCCAGTCTGCCCGGGGTTCTGGTGTCGCTGTTTTTCACCGGAGCCTTGCTGATTGAAGTTATCTTCTCCCTCGACGGTCTTGGGCTACTGGGCTTTGAAGCGGCCCTGAACCGGGATTATCCAGTGATATTTGGCACCCTGTTCATATTTACTCTGATGGGCCTGTTGCTGAAGCTGATCAGCGACATTACCTACGTATTGGTAGACCCGCGCATTGACTTCGAAAGCCGGGAAGGTGCCTGA